From a single Nocardioides sp. dk884 genomic region:
- a CDS encoding metallophosphoesterase — translation MSDLAVDVARVLGVLVLLALAAGWLRWLHRRLAVVTGWPVWARRASLVVLGGGALLCAAANLAYRTIDPAPWRPLVWLGLAWFALAWYLTLGCVLLAVLVLVTSLVRGPAAGQWMLRWGTPAVVLATVAVVAVGAVVAQRPHVTSYEVVDPALPPGWDGTRVVLLTDLHVGAVRGRAWVERAVEMVNAEDPDLVVLGGDLVDGRERYTGPDLAPLADLDAPLGVLAVSGNHEMETGDAAAYLERWEDLGITVLRNERVVLTRDGDEISVAGIHDEVGTGDLAPDPRAALAGTDPGDFTVLVAHEPRQLVADAGVDLQLSGHTHGGQLWPFGWLVTLQQPTLAGVDEVDGVTVVTSRGFGTSGPPVRTGAAPEITVVTLHAG, via the coding sequence GTGTCCGACCTGGCGGTCGACGTCGCCCGGGTCCTGGGCGTGCTGGTCCTGCTGGCCCTGGCGGCGGGGTGGTTGCGCTGGCTACACCGCCGGCTCGCGGTGGTCACCGGCTGGCCGGTGTGGGCGCGCCGCGCCTCGTTGGTGGTGCTCGGCGGGGGAGCTCTGCTGTGCGCGGCCGCCAACCTCGCCTACCGCACCATCGACCCGGCGCCGTGGCGCCCGCTGGTGTGGCTGGGCCTGGCCTGGTTCGCGCTCGCCTGGTACCTCACCCTCGGCTGTGTGCTGCTCGCCGTCCTCGTGCTGGTGACGAGCCTGGTGCGGGGCCCCGCGGCCGGGCAGTGGATGCTCCGGTGGGGGACACCGGCGGTGGTGCTGGCCACGGTGGCGGTGGTCGCCGTGGGCGCCGTGGTGGCCCAGCGCCCCCACGTCACCTCGTATGAGGTGGTGGACCCGGCGCTGCCGCCGGGCTGGGACGGCACCCGGGTCGTGCTGCTCACCGACCTGCACGTCGGGGCGGTGCGCGGACGGGCCTGGGTGGAGCGAGCGGTCGAGATGGTGAACGCCGAGGACCCCGACCTGGTCGTGCTCGGCGGCGACCTCGTCGACGGTCGCGAGCGGTACACCGGCCCGGACCTGGCGCCGCTGGCCGACCTCGACGCGCCGCTCGGGGTGCTCGCGGTCTCGGGCAACCACGAGATGGAGACCGGCGACGCCGCGGCCTACCTCGAGCGCTGGGAGGACCTGGGCATCACCGTGCTGCGCAACGAGCGGGTGGTGCTCACCCGGGACGGCGACGAGATCAGCGTCGCGGGCATCCACGACGAGGTGGGCACCGGCGACCTGGCACCGGACCCGCGCGCCGCGCTGGCCGGGACCGACCCGGGCGACTTCACGGTGCTGGTCGCGCACGAGCCGCGCCAGCTGGTCGCCGACGCAGGGGTGGACCTCCAGCTGTCCGGGCACACCCACGGGGGCCAGCTGTGGCCGTTCGGCTGGCTGGTGACGCTGCAGCAGCCGACGCTGGCCGGC
- the pgsA gene encoding phosphatidylinositol phosphate synthase, which produces MMDHFRAFWTKIVAAPIAALLVRMGVSPDAVTLVGTLGVCAGALVFFPQGKLLTGVLVITAFVFSDLIDGTMARSTGRVSKFGAFWDSTLDRIADGAIFIGLALYFAWEEPSRLYLVLSLVCLLMGAVTSYARSRGETLGYDVKVGIAERADRLVAILVMTGLGAIFDQPWMMYAALWFLAVASTITVGQRIWVVRKQALAEAAAG; this is translated from the coding sequence ATGATGGACCATTTCCGCGCTTTCTGGACCAAGATCGTCGCCGCGCCGATCGCCGCCCTCCTCGTCCGGATGGGGGTGAGCCCCGACGCGGTCACGCTGGTCGGCACCCTCGGCGTCTGCGCCGGTGCGCTGGTGTTCTTCCCGCAGGGCAAGCTGCTCACCGGCGTCCTGGTGATCACTGCCTTCGTGTTCAGCGACCTCATCGACGGCACCATGGCCCGCTCGACCGGCCGGGTCAGCAAGTTCGGCGCGTTCTGGGACTCCACCCTGGACCGGATCGCCGACGGCGCGATCTTCATCGGCCTGGCGCTGTACTTCGCCTGGGAGGAGCCCAGCCGGCTCTACCTCGTGCTCTCGCTGGTCTGCCTGCTGATGGGCGCGGTGACCTCCTACGCCCGCTCGCGCGGTGAGACCCTCGGCTACGACGTCAAGGTCGGCATCGCCGAGCGCGCCGACCGCCTGGTCGCGATCCTGGTGATGACCGGCCTCGGCGCGATCTTCGACCAGCCCTGGATGATGTACGCCGCCCTGTGGTTCCTCGCGGTGGCCAGCACGATCACCGTCGGCCAGCGGATCTGGGTGGTCCGCAAGCAGGCCCTGGCCGAGGCCGCCGCCGGCTGA